Below is a genomic region from Ferribacterium limneticum.
ATCAGCAGAAACGGTGGTTTGCCCGGCACAAAGACATCACGGTCGAGCCGCGATGGCGCCCGTACGGTGCGCGAAACGGCCCCCCACAGCAGGTGGTCGGGCGCCACTTTCCAAGCCAGCCGGGCATTGGGGAGAAATTCGACGCCGGTATAGTCATTCTTCTCGAAGCGTGCGCCAAGAGTGAACCGCAGATCATCGCGTAAAGTCATCTCGTCTTGGGCAAACAGGCTCACCCATCGCTGATCGACATGAGCCGGCAGGAAGGCGATGATGGGGCTGTTGGTCACCCGATCCATCCCGTAGCGATATTCGGCACCCCAGACCAAGGAGTGCCTGCCGAAGCGAGGCAAGGTGTGTTGCATCTGGAGGTCGAAAATATCGAGCGTTTCACTGAAAAACGGGGGGACGTCCCGTTTCGTGCCATCGTAGTAAAACTGCAGGCTCAATCTGCCCTCGCGGTCTAGGACGCGCTCCCAGCGCGTGAGCAAATTCACCCCGGAAAGCTGAATCGGGCCCAGCGCAAACGTTGGGCCAGTGACGATGGCGCCAGGTGCCGGTTGCCGTTCGCCGCCATCGTAGACATTGCCTTGCATCATCAGTTGGTCGCCCGCTCGGCCCCAGTCGATGCGAAAACCTGCCTGGGCCATGTGGGAGGCGTCATCCACGGCCGATCCGCGAGCGGTTTCCGTATGCTTGCGCTCGCCATATTTCCCATAAACCCGGTAACTTCCATCAGCCCCCATCGGCCCGCCGTAACGTAGTGCTGTGATGGACTCCTGGTTTCCGGCACCGACGGTTGCCAAGCCGCCTTGCGTATTCGCCGCTGAGCGCGTGATCACATTGATCACGCCATTGACCGCATTGGTGCCCCACAGCGTGCCACCGGGGCCGCTGATCACTTCAATGCGGTCGACGTCTTCAAGCATCACATTTTGCACATCCCAGAAAACCCCGGAGAACAAAGGCGTGTAGACGGACCGACCATCGATCAAGACCAGTAGTTTGTTGGCCGAACTACCGTTGAAGCCGCGGGCGCTAATCGCATAGGCGTTGGCACTGACCTGCGCCACGTGCAGATTGGGCGCCAGGCGCAAGGCTTCGGGGAGGCTGGTGACGCCCGAGCGCCGAATGTCATCGTGGGTAATGACGAAAACCGATGCAGCCGCGTCGGCCAGACTCTCGTCGCGCTTTGACACCGAGGTGACGCGAATTTCCGCCAATTCGTCGAATGACAGGCTGGCAAGGTCGGCCGCCGGCGATGCTGTCTGGAAAGACAATGCGCCCAGACTCAATGCTATGGCGGAAGCGCGCGACCACGACATGGGAAGCCAATGCCCTGATGGCGGTCTGCGAATGACTGAAGAGGAAATTCTTTCACACTTTCCCTCTAGTTGCGGTCCAGGCATCTTGACCCCTCCCGACACTGAACTACTGTCACTTGGCATTGGTTACCCCGCGGCAATCCCGGTATCCCAGTGATACTAGACTCCGATATGACCAACGAGTTCAGTGGTTTGAAATCGATTGAGTCGGCGAATCGCCAATAGCCAATAAGGACTAGCCAAGATGGCAAGCAACATAATCGTCTAGCCGGTGTCGAATGCAATGTGCCGATATGCCCAACGCTTTTCGGACGTTTTCTTATTAAAGGGGAAGGTGGCGACGGTATGGCCTCCATTCTGGTCGTTGACGACCGACCAATTAACCGCGAATTTCTCATTACTTTGCTGGGCTTTGTCGGCCATGAGACGCTGCAGGCAGCCGATGGCGCCGAAGCGCTTGCTCTGGTCATCGAGCATCGCCCTGACCTGATCATCACCGACGTGCTGATGCCGGTGATGGATGGTATTGAATTCGTCCGTCGCTTGCATGCCGATCCGGCCATCGCCGACATCCCGGTGATTTTCTACACGGCCACCTATCGCCTTGCCGAGGCATTGCCAATGGCACAGAGCTGTGGCGTGGACACGGTGATCGGC
It encodes:
- a CDS encoding TonB-dependent receptor plug domain-containing protein; the protein is MSWSRASAIALSLGALSFQTASPAADLASLSFDELAEIRVTSVSKRDESLADAAASVFVITHDDIRRSGVTSLPEALRLAPNLHVAQVSANAYAISARGFNGSSANKLLVLIDGRSVYTPLFSGVFWDVQNVMLEDVDRIEVISGPGGTLWGTNAVNGVINVITRSAANTQGGLATVGAGNQESITALRYGGPMGADGSYRVYGKYGERKHTETARGSAVDDASHMAQAGFRIDWGRAGDQLMMQGNVYDGGERQPAPGAIVTGPTFALGPIQLSGVNLLTRWERVLDREGRLSLQFYYDGTKRDVPPFFSETLDIFDLQMQHTLPRFGRHSLVWGAEYRYGMDRVTNSPIIAFLPAHVDQRWVSLFAQDEMTLRDDLRFTLGARFEKNDYTGVEFLPNARLAWKVAPDHLLWGAVSRTVRAPSRLDRDVFVPGKPPFLLIGGPDVRSEIANVYELGYRGQPNSRLSFAATIFHADYDRLRTQEVNFSPLSVVFANNMEGKTSGIEMWSTFQATPIWRLSAGYTVQKESLKLKSGSNDQAALLSRDKDPAHKWILRSSLNLSEHSEVDIAVRHVAGLSNPEVPAYTAVDIRYGWSPSPNLEFSVTAQNLGSKGHGEFTNILTRTELEPSAFFKVLTRF